One window of the Pseudomonas knackmussii B13 genome contains the following:
- the hflK gene encoding protease modulator HflK, with protein MSEREQGGSPWLQAGRLAFVALYGVTLLAALGWALSNVREVGPDSRAVVLRMGALNRIQNPGLLLAWPRPFEQVVMLPSAERVIERRVETLLRSVQAQKADLDVSLSNDATAGSGYLLTGDAGVVQLDVRVFYKVTDPYAFVLQGEHVLPALDRLVERSAVAVCAARDLDTILVARPELVGSDSHVAERRERLRGDLQQGINQNLAALAATGNGLGVQIERVDVQSSLPREAVSAFNAVLTASQLAEQNVAAAQNDAARQTQTATQSADRTLQVAHAQAGERLAKARTDTATIASLAGSQDPGLLQRLYRERLPAILGKAGAVTTVDPRDAGHLILPGPKP; from the coding sequence ATGAGTGAGCGCGAGCAGGGCGGCAGCCCCTGGCTGCAGGCCGGGCGCCTGGCGTTCGTCGCCCTCTATGGCGTGACCCTCCTGGCGGCGCTCGGCTGGGCGCTGTCCAACGTCCGCGAGGTCGGTCCGGACAGCCGCGCCGTGGTGCTGCGCATGGGCGCGCTGAACCGCATCCAGAACCCCGGGCTGCTGCTGGCCTGGCCGCGCCCCTTCGAGCAGGTGGTGATGCTGCCTTCGGCCGAGCGGGTGATCGAGCGTCGGGTCGAGACCCTGCTGCGCTCGGTCCAGGCGCAGAAGGCCGATCTCGACGTCAGCCTCTCGAACGACGCCACCGCCGGTTCCGGATACCTGCTGACGGGCGACGCCGGCGTGGTTCAGCTGGATGTGCGGGTGTTCTACAAGGTCACCGATCCCTACGCCTTCGTGCTGCAAGGCGAGCACGTGCTGCCAGCGCTGGACCGCCTGGTCGAGCGCAGTGCGGTGGCCGTGTGCGCCGCGCGTGACCTCGACACCATCCTGGTCGCCCGCCCCGAACTGGTCGGCAGCGACAGCCATGTGGCGGAGCGCCGCGAGCGCCTGCGCGGTGACCTGCAACAGGGCATCAACCAGAATCTGGCGGCGTTGGCCGCGACCGGCAATGGACTGGGCGTGCAGATCGAGCGGGTCGACGTGCAGTCCTCGCTGCCACGCGAAGCGGTTAGCGCCTTCAATGCAGTGCTGACCGCCAGCCAGCTCGCCGAGCAGAACGTCGCCGCTGCGCAGAACGACGCAGCGCGGCAGACCCAGACGGCGACCCAGTCGGCCGACCGCACCCTGCAGGTCGCCCATGCCCAGGCCGGCGAGCGCCTGGCCAAGGCGCGTACCGACACCGCGACCATCGCCAGCCTGGCCGGCAGCCAGGACCCGGGCCTGCTGCAGCGGCTGTACCGTGAGCGCCTGCCGGCAATCCTCGGCAAGGCCGGGGCGGTGACTACGGTCGATCCGCGCGACGCCGGCCACCTGATCCTTCCGGGGCCCAAGCCGTGA